A genome region from Paralichthys olivaceus isolate ysfri-2021 chromosome 6, ASM2471397v2, whole genome shotgun sequence includes the following:
- the gpr37l1b gene encoding G-protein coupled receptor 37-like 1: MAVGLWLCLYLPLLLADAKSVEHHDSQRDAPDKPSPGVKLEPLWTKQVRAQDDADTPDQSLPLPELLDLDVEQHRRLSRGADEDEQQSTFSQSFENDSVTTPQATELNNVTDVAAGGNDGNDVDEVHLDGNTSSSVAPGLFNPFYPLADSSYAAYAVMFLAGLVLAVGVVGNMAVMCIVWNNYYMRSAWNYLLASMAFWDFLVLVLCLPMVVINQLSHRRILGDITCRMVPYMEVVSLGITSFTLCALGIDRFHAATSSSQPKARRVERCRSVLLKLLLVWLAALLLSSPEIFLWQLSQTVSSSTGRLVDSCTITPSSPLSFYLPDSLHSLLLRYHQGRMWWCFGCYFCLPVLFTILCQMATRNVNSDYTSAKKQRDHDDRSSNQKRQQHQAVERQLNCTLLALAVVYGICALPEHICNITLAYTQITVSEDTAAMLALLHHFLLFFKSSVTPVLLLCLCKALGQAFMDCCCCCCQECQPNTTQGSPGSAQVKLKAANETSILFDKAKDTSAILSISS; encoded by the exons ATGGCTGTTGGCCTGTGGTTGTGTCTGTACCTGCCGCTGCTCCTCGCGGACGCAAAGAGCGTCGAGCATCACGACAGTCAGCGTGACGCCCCTGACAAACCCTCGCCTGGTGTTAAACTGGAACCACTCTGGACCAAGCAGGTCAGAGCTCAGGATGACGCCGACACCCCTGACCAAAGCCTCCCCCTCCCTGAGTTGCTGGATTTAGATGTGGAGCAGCACCGCCGCCTGAGCCGCGGCGCCGATGAGGACGAGCAACAGTCGACCTTCAGCCAGTCCTTCGAGAATGACTCGGTGACAACGCCGCAGGCCACCGAGCTCAACAACGTGACAGACGTGGCAGCAGGAGGTAATGATGGTAATGATGTTGATGAGGTCCATCTCGATGGAAACACCTCCAGCTCCGTCGCTCCCGGACTCTTCAACCCGTTCTACCCGCTGGCCGACAGCTCGTACGCCGCCTACGCTGTAATGTTCCTGGCGGGCCTGGTGCTGGCGGTGGGTGTGGTGGGAAACATGGCGGTGATGTGCATCGTCTGGAACAACTACTACATGAGGTCCGCCTGGAACTACCTGCTGGCCAGCATGGCATTCTGGGACTTCTTGGTCCTGGTGCTCTGCCTCCCCATGGTTGTCATAAACCAGCTCTCCCATAGGAGGATTCTGGGTGACATCACCTGCCGTATGGTGCCTTATATGGAG GTTGTGTCTCTGGGCATCACCTCCTTCACCTTGTGTGCTCTGGGTATCGATCGTTTCCATGCCGCCACCTCCTCGTCCCAGCCGAAGGCTCGGCGGGTGGAGCGCTGCCGCTCtgtgctgctgaagctgctgctggtgtggcttgctgctctgctgttgtCCAGCCCAGAGATCTTCTTGTGGCAGCTCAGCCAGACCGTGTCCTCATCCACCGGCCGGCTGGTGGACTCCTGCACcatcaccccctcctcccctctgtcctTCTACCTTCCTGACTCCCTCCACTCGCTGCTGCTCAGGTATCACCAG GGTCGTATGTGGTGGTGCTTCGGCTGCTACTTCTGCCTCCCCGTCCTCTTCACCATTCTCTGCCAGATGGCCACCCGCAACGTCAATAGCGACTACACCTCTGCCAAAAAGCAGCGTGACCATGACGACCGCTCCTCCAATCAGAAGCGTCAGCAGCACCAGGCGGTGGAGCGGCAGCTGAACTGCACGCTGCTAGCGTTAGCTGTGGTGTACGGCATCTGCGCTCTGCCCGAACACATCTGCAACATCACACTGGCCTACACGCAGATCACTGTCTCTGAAGACACAGCCGCCATGTTGGCTCTgttgcatcacttcctgttgttcttCAAGTCATCGGTGacacctgtgctgctgctgtgtctctgtAAG gctCTCGGCCAGGCCTTCatggactgctgctgctgctgctgtcaggagTGTCAGCCCAACACGACCCAAGGATCACCAGGCTCCGCCCAGGTCAAACTGAAGGCAGCCAATGAGACGTCCATCTTATTTGACAAGGCTAAAGACACGTCCGCCATCTTGTCCATCTCCAGCTAG